From the Oleiharenicola lentus genome, one window contains:
- a CDS encoding ArnT family glycosyltransferase encodes MSVQAPSRTESRLLVGLFLVALAYSLHGVTYHWTKGFLSGHEFRQTQTALITHYIDRDDNFSLLYETPLVGKPWVSILMEVPLYEWVVVGLSRATGLPHFMAARSVSAACFYLSLPALYLLLGRFGLPRPRRLLVLALILCAPVYIYYSRAFLIDAMAFCFSAWWLLAFVRAMDERRWPWLVLATVAGTGAALVKSATFAVWLPPAAAYGAWLLWRDLRAGTGWRAPGQTLAWGLATVVVALGALRAWIAYTDPIKAAHASAWIFTSKTLSQGNWGLFDLRALFSAEVWRQLLHCWEQAIASRWIIAGGLLAGLALPRVRGPVLGLGAAFFAAQALFPNAYAYQDYYFYSIAVFVLAALGFTMVGLLDTRWPRVLVALVVAVPFAAQVHAYWQDYRVGQSADLKGGFPLTDLLRDHTPEGSVLVIAGADWAGIVPYYSQRKALMIRNGLEDDRAYLRRAFNDLEGENISALVLHGPLRQHQNLITIAASRLGLDPRGPTFSYQEVDVYVPKRLAAELRTRLASAAPYAGVTVHPPRADEAVWKHLVAITPERAQSEFKAFQPAPFQADFQFGLGWMGVGGRQVLSAHPDANLWIKPPADATRITWTYGLLPGAYENPTSKTDGVEFIITGELPDGSERRLHRRVLDPWANPAHRGEQTETIACSLRPGEVLRFSSGPFETPERDWAYFAAIRIEP; translated from the coding sequence ATGTCCGTCCAGGCACCTTCCCGCACCGAGAGCAGACTGCTGGTCGGACTTTTCCTGGTCGCCCTGGCCTACAGCCTGCATGGCGTCACCTACCACTGGACGAAGGGCTTTTTGTCCGGCCACGAGTTCCGGCAGACCCAGACGGCGCTGATCACCCACTACATCGACCGGGACGACAACTTCTCCCTGCTCTACGAGACCCCGCTGGTGGGCAAGCCGTGGGTCTCGATCCTGATGGAGGTGCCGCTTTACGAGTGGGTGGTGGTCGGCCTGAGCCGGGCCACGGGGCTGCCGCATTTCATGGCGGCGCGCTCGGTGTCGGCGGCCTGCTTTTATCTCTCGTTGCCGGCGCTCTACCTCTTGCTCGGCCGGTTCGGTCTGCCCCGGCCGCGGCGCCTGCTGGTGCTGGCGCTGATCCTCTGCGCCCCGGTTTACATCTACTACTCGCGGGCGTTCCTGATTGATGCGATGGCGTTCTGCTTCAGCGCGTGGTGGCTGCTGGCGTTCGTGCGCGCGATGGATGAGCGGCGCTGGCCGTGGCTGGTGCTGGCCACGGTGGCCGGCACAGGGGCCGCCCTGGTGAAGAGCGCGACCTTTGCCGTCTGGCTGCCGCCGGCTGCGGCTTACGGAGCGTGGCTGCTCTGGCGGGATCTGCGGGCGGGGACGGGCTGGCGCGCGCCGGGGCAAACGCTGGCGTGGGGATTGGCGACGGTGGTCGTGGCGCTCGGGGCGTTGCGGGCGTGGATCGCCTACACCGATCCCATCAAGGCCGCGCACGCCTCGGCGTGGATCTTCACTTCCAAAACCCTTTCGCAGGGCAACTGGGGTTTGTTTGACCTGCGCGCGCTGTTCTCGGCGGAAGTGTGGCGTCAGCTGTTGCACTGCTGGGAGCAGGCGATCGCGTCGCGCTGGATCATCGCGGGCGGGTTGCTGGCCGGTCTGGCGCTGCCGCGGGTGCGCGGGCCGGTGCTGGGGCTCGGGGCGGCCTTCTTCGCGGCGCAGGCGCTGTTCCCGAACGCCTATGCCTACCAGGACTACTATTTCTATTCCATCGCGGTGTTCGTGCTGGCGGCCCTGGGTTTCACTATGGTCGGGCTGCTCGATACCCGCTGGCCGCGCGTCTTGGTCGCCCTGGTCGTGGCCGTGCCCTTCGCCGCGCAGGTGCACGCCTACTGGCAGGACTACCGCGTCGGGCAGAGTGCCGATCTGAAAGGCGGTTTTCCGCTGACCGACCTGCTGCGCGACCACACGCCGGAGGGCAGCGTCCTGGTGATCGCCGGGGCCGACTGGGCGGGCATCGTGCCGTATTACTCCCAGCGCAAGGCGCTCATGATCCGCAACGGCCTCGAGGACGACCGTGCCTACCTGCGCCGTGCCTTCAACGACCTGGAGGGCGAAAACATCTCGGCCCTCGTGCTCCACGGTCCGCTGCGGCAGCATCAGAATCTCATCACGATCGCGGCGAGCCGGCTGGGACTCGACCCGCGCGGCCCGACCTTTTCCTACCAGGAGGTGGACGTGTATGTGCCAAAGCGACTGGCGGCGGAGCTGCGCACGCGGCTGGCGTCGGCCGCGCCTTATGCCGGTGTGACCGTGCATCCGCCGCGCGCGGACGAGGCCGTGTGGAAACACCTCGTGGCGATCACCCCGGAGCGCGCGCAGAGCGAGTTCAAGGCGTTCCAGCCGGCGCCGTTTCAGGCGGATTTCCAGTTCGGACTGGGCTGGATGGGCGTCGGCGGGCGCCAGGTGCTCTCCGCCCATCCCGACGCGAACCTCTGGATCAAGCCGCCGGCGGACGCGACGCGGATCACCTGGACCTACGGCCTGCTGCCGGGCGCCTACGAGAATCCCACGTCGAAGACCGACGGCGTGGAGTTCATCATCACGGGCGAACTGCCCGACGGCAGCGAACGGCGCCTCCACCGGCGGGTGCTGGACCCGTGGGCCAACCCGGCGCACCGCGGCGAGCAGACGGAAACCATCGCCTGCTCCCTGCGGCCGGGAGAGGTGCTGCGCTTCTCGAGCGGCCCCTTTGAAACCCCCGAGCGCGACTGGGCCTACTTCGCGGCAATCAGGATCGAGCCCTGA
- a CDS encoding ArnT family glycosyltransferase has protein sequence MVSPETSSKEARLWTGLLVAALIYSVCGIGYHWTMGFMSGHEFRQAHTAIVAHYIDQQDNFGLLYEVPIFGKPWVSLLLEVPIYEWAVVLLSRATGWPHVVAARTVTAACFYLTLPAVWLLLGRLGLPKPRRMLMLALVLCTPLYIYYSRAFLMDSMALMFSAWWLVAFVRAMERRSPAWLAAAVVTGTAAALIKSAVWAAWLVPGATYGAWLLGQDLRTRAGWKATLRTVAWGLATVVVGLVALRAWVAYTDPIKAAHASAWIFTSKNLTQGNWGLFELKALFSAELWKNLLHCWEQGIMSRWLVFAYLGAGLLLPAVRWRVLGTAAPFFVAQAMFPFAYAYQDYYFYACAVFLVVGLGYTLLGLVDSRLPRWVVGVLVLVPFAGQVRAYWQDYRVGQSTWHQGGYSFTELLRDYTPENTVLIVAGADWSAVTPLYAQRRALMIRNGLEHDRAYLERAFKDLEGEEVSALIVFNELRQNRAFINMAASRFDIDTSQPTVSFHTADIYASRTYSKSLQLILQSTRKYPQLTLPPGALSTEPVKGLITFPPEMARSSFPNLSPAPYQANFQFGLDWLTHGRIAVLSAHPDADLWIEPPAGAREIRWSFGIFAGAYEKPEARTDGVEFNIYAEQPDGQTRRLYRRVLDPGRVVNDRGDQHAVISYTPQPGDKLRFSTRPYETTAFDWAYLIKIEVK, from the coding sequence ATGGTTTCGCCGGAAACATCCTCCAAGGAAGCACGGCTGTGGACCGGCCTGCTGGTCGCGGCGCTGATCTACAGCGTCTGCGGGATCGGCTACCACTGGACGATGGGCTTCATGTCGGGGCACGAGTTCCGGCAGGCGCACACGGCGATCGTGGCGCACTACATCGACCAGCAGGACAACTTCGGGCTGCTCTACGAGGTGCCCATCTTCGGCAAGCCCTGGGTGTCGCTCCTGCTGGAGGTGCCGATCTACGAGTGGGCGGTGGTGCTGCTGAGCCGGGCGACCGGCTGGCCGCACGTGGTGGCGGCGCGCACGGTGACGGCGGCGTGTTTCTACCTGACCTTGCCCGCGGTGTGGCTGCTGCTCGGCCGGCTCGGTCTGCCGAAGCCGCGGCGGATGCTGATGCTGGCGCTGGTCCTGTGCACGCCGCTCTACATCTACTATTCGCGGGCGTTCCTGATGGACTCGATGGCGCTGATGTTCAGCGCGTGGTGGCTCGTGGCCTTTGTGCGCGCGATGGAGCGGCGCAGCCCGGCCTGGCTGGCGGCCGCGGTCGTCACCGGCACCGCCGCCGCCCTGATCAAGAGCGCGGTCTGGGCCGCGTGGCTGGTGCCGGGCGCGACCTACGGCGCGTGGCTGCTCGGGCAGGACCTGCGCACGCGGGCCGGCTGGAAGGCCACGTTGCGGACGGTCGCGTGGGGGCTCGCCACGGTGGTGGTCGGGCTGGTGGCGCTGCGCGCCTGGGTGGCCTACACCGATCCGATCAAGGCCGCGCACGCCTCGGCGTGGATCTTCACCTCGAAAAACCTCACGCAGGGCAACTGGGGCCTGTTCGAGCTGAAGGCGCTCTTCTCGGCCGAGCTCTGGAAAAATCTCCTCCACTGCTGGGAACAGGGCATCATGTCGCGCTGGCTGGTCTTCGCCTACCTGGGCGCGGGCCTGCTGCTGCCGGCGGTGCGCTGGCGGGTGCTGGGGACGGCGGCACCGTTCTTCGTCGCGCAGGCCATGTTCCCGTTCGCCTATGCCTACCAGGACTATTACTTCTACGCCTGCGCCGTGTTCCTGGTCGTGGGGCTGGGGTACACGCTGCTCGGGCTCGTGGACTCGCGGCTGCCGCGATGGGTGGTCGGCGTGCTGGTGCTCGTGCCCTTTGCCGGGCAGGTGCGGGCCTACTGGCAGGATTACCGGGTCGGGCAGAGCACCTGGCACCAGGGTGGCTATTCGTTCACGGAGCTGCTGCGCGACTACACGCCGGAAAACACGGTGCTCATCGTGGCCGGTGCGGACTGGTCGGCGGTCACCCCGCTCTACGCCCAGCGCCGGGCGCTCATGATCCGCAACGGGCTGGAACACGACCGGGCCTACCTCGAGCGGGCGTTCAAGGATCTGGAGGGTGAGGAAGTCTCCGCGCTGATCGTGTTCAACGAGCTCCGGCAGAACCGGGCGTTCATCAACATGGCGGCGTCGCGCTTCGACATCGACACGAGCCAGCCCACGGTGTCGTTCCACACGGCCGACATCTACGCGTCGCGCACCTACTCGAAGAGCCTGCAGCTCATCCTGCAGAGCACGCGCAAATACCCGCAGCTCACGCTGCCGCCGGGGGCGCTCTCGACGGAGCCGGTCAAGGGCCTGATCACCTTCCCGCCTGAGATGGCCCGCAGCTCCTTCCCCAACCTCTCGCCCGCGCCCTACCAGGCGAACTTCCAGTTCGGCCTCGACTGGCTGACCCACGGGCGCATCGCCGTGCTCTCCGCCCACCCGGACGCCGACCTCTGGATCGAGCCGCCGGCCGGGGCGCGCGAAATTCGCTGGAGCTTCGGCATTTTCGCCGGCGCCTATGAAAAACCCGAGGCGCGCACCGACGGCGTCGAGTTCAACATCTACGCCGAGCAACCCGACGGACAAACGCGCCGGCTCTACCGCCGCGTGCTGGACCCGGGCCGCGTGGTCAACGACCGGGGCGACCAGCATGCGGTGATCTCCTACACGCCGCAACCCGGCGACAAGCTGCGCTTCTCCACGCGACCCTACGAGACCACGGCCTTCGACTGGGCCTACCTGATCAAGATCGAGGTGAAGTAG
- a CDS encoding very short patch repair endonuclease, protein MDVYSKTKRSAVMSRIRSTGNKATELQLIQIFRANGIRGWRRGASLQWKVGSAKLKTFRVKPDFVFPKLKTAVFVDGCFWHGCPKHAIWPKTRAAFWRKKIEGNRTRDRRVNRALRGRGWAVIRIWEHELRRKNEACLLRRLAVVGGTKPGRAKMVAPKGAAPKR, encoded by the coding sequence GTGGATGTCTACTCGAAGACGAAACGGTCGGCTGTGATGTCCCGCATCCGCAGCACTGGAAACAAGGCCACCGAACTGCAGCTGATTCAGATTTTCCGGGCAAATGGCATCAGGGGATGGAGAAGAGGAGCTTCGCTCCAGTGGAAAGTTGGAAGTGCGAAGTTGAAGACGTTCAGGGTGAAACCCGACTTCGTCTTCCCTAAACTTAAGACGGCGGTGTTTGTGGACGGTTGCTTCTGGCACGGCTGTCCGAAACACGCGATCTGGCCGAAGACCCGCGCGGCCTTCTGGCGGAAAAAGATCGAGGGCAACCGGACCCGCGACCGCCGCGTAAACCGCGCCCTGCGCGGACGCGGCTGGGCAGTGATTCGCATTTGGGAGCATGAGCTTCGCCGAAAGAATGAAGCTTGTTTGCTCCGCAGATTGGCCGTCGTGGGAGGGACGAAGCCCGGCAGGGCGAAGATGGTCGCACCGAAAGGCGCGGCCCCGAAGCGATAG